In Salvia miltiorrhiza cultivar Shanhuang (shh) chromosome 4, IMPLAD_Smil_shh, whole genome shotgun sequence, the DNA window aaaatacttaatatgcatttcaaattaaagatcatgataagatCTTTaagttgatatattttatgtaaatttttaatgcaaaaatataaaagttatatttatttaaagactgaaattttcaaaaaatattctctctccctcatctttttttgaacaattttttaaaattattttttatttttattttttaacttattattttttctttttaataatatcaatttttgttattatgaattcttcttgaattttttatatttttaatattcagttaaaattaatttttgtattatatttataatataataattaatttgatattaattttatataaatataaaaatatttcacgTACATTAGACAGGGCACAAATGCTAGTATAAAAAAAATgccaaataatttaaattgaaaatagaCTAAAATCGAGTAGGTTGATCAAATTGGCGTGCTAGTGATAGCTTGTTCACCAATAAAATAATTGCTGCAAAAATTCAAGTATGCGCCTTTACCAGCTATTCACGAATCACACGACAACAAGCCATTcgaaaaaagattttttttagtttacattgaaaaaaatctaaaattggCAGTGAAACTATAGCCCAACTTCAATATCACGCAAAGTAcctctcaaaaataaaaatactccatccgtccacgaaagaacttcctatcttttctttttaggacgtccacaaaagaactttctacctatttttggactataccccaccatttataatcctcttacttttcacttttcacaactctcaatattaattataatacattttcaccaatcccaatacactcaactaccttttattcactctcaatacactcaacaatattttttcttaaaatccgtgccactccctcttaggaagttctttcatggacggaggtgaaagatattatggactagattaggatatatttgatatattctaataacacTTAATTAATTGGGAATTAGTTGGACTATTGGACCTATTAATTAGAGTAGGATTGACTTCCTTAGTAAGACAACTCTTTGACTTATAAGAGAAGCCAACTCTTTGGCTTACAAGATAAGCCAATGCTTTTGGCCTATAAGTAAGAGTTCTTGGTGTTACTAGTTAGAGCTTTTGCTTGCTAAACACTAAGAGAGCACTATAGTTTCAATCGAagatttcctagctgtcgacgattgaatcgtgcacttggaatcgttcctgcatcgaatcgacatacacgtggataccttagtagtggattcacggCACGAATCGAGACGTACGCGTACCACACAACGAGTAAGTTATTCCTTTTGTTGTGTGcctatctctacacatgatgcttgtaaatctagatctaatccttgaatgtatattccgctgcgtatcattagatgatgtcaaggataaccAACAGGAGGGAGTATCACGCAAAGTATACATTTAAATTTGTTGCCCAGCCCACCCAAAAGCCTCACTCAACAATCAGGAAAGGAAACTACAAAACGTTAAAACGCAacaataaagtattattagaaTGGATTTGTAATACTAATATGATTAGaataacaataaattaatattatttgcaTTACTATTATTTAATTGTGCTGCTAAAGGTTTCAGTTGGTTGCCATTAGCAGCTCTTATAACTCCCTCACACTCTCTATATATTACTGCATACACACGCTCTTCAAATCGCTAGATCTCCCTCTCTTTCTTCCAATTCTTCACAACAATTTGGTGAGTCCCAGATCTTATTCTCTGCCTCCTCCATCCTTTCTTCCTTACCAACtgctttaatttttataatattgcTAATTAGATTACACTACGTAAAGATTTGAAGCAAGTTGGATTAACGGAGTGTGAGATTTCCGTTGATCTTTTCCCTCTTGTTTGAAATCTGCTTCACATTCTCTTTTGCTTGATTTCGAGCTATTTTATCCCTTTCCTTTGGCGTGATAAAGAATTGAACCAATGGCTGATTTGATCTCACAATCTATGATATGATTGGTGAAAACTCCAGATCACGGGAAAATTGATGCTTCTCATTGTCTATCTTTTCAGTTGCTTGGCCGATTTTGGTGAAATTGAATGTTAATTGAAAGATTGGatcttttgttttttattttctttttattctatTAGTGGAACGATTTTCTGTTCGGTTAAGTGGCTTAATTTAGTTTCTGGACTTCATGTGTTGGTATTGTTCTAAattggccatttttttatgtgGATCTGATTCCTCGACGACAGAATATACTTTGATGTGCAATGTCACTGTGTAAAGGTTCCAAATGCTTATTCTGTGCATTCAAGTTTAGTCTTTTGCTGATTTTTGTCTTTGTTGTTTTCATATTTGATAAAAGGATATTTGAACCTATGTTAGATGTAAAACTAGTTTTTTCTATAGATCGGTGCTGCTGATTCAACCCCTTTCATATCGTAAAGATCTTCTGCTGATAATGTTTTCTGAACTTAAGCCTACAtatattaagttttttttttattattattattattatctataaTGCTAAGTTGTGGTAGTATCCCTTGACTGGGATTGAGTTTGCTTGATCTGCATTATGTGTAAAGTTTTTTGTTTGTCCATGATTTCCACTTATGTTATTTCCAGAATTTTATGGAGAACATTATGAAGGGATCACCACATAAATTAGAAAATTTTCCTGCAAGAAAGGGTGTTTGCTTTTATGTGAATTTTAAACTATTAATCTAACTACTTTCAATTTTTCTGCAGTATAAGATTCTTGCATTCTTTGGGTTCTGCTGCGTACCAGAATTTCTGCGGCTGCTATGGGGACTGTTGTAGATGCTGCAAACAAGGTATTTTCTTTCAATCTGGTTGATTGTTATTCTTGAGAATCCTATTTTTCAAATTTAGTTAAACAAATAAATAGATCTCCTTAAACATGTTAAATATCCTTGGACTTTCGAGTTACAACTAATTAACAAGAGCAGTTTTGATAGATAGTTGGATCTCTTATCTTGCACGAAATTCACATTATTTGTTCAGGAAGCAAAGGGAAGTGCACCAACCAACAAGAAGGTCACCGTTGTGTTTGTTCTGGGTGAGTACTTTTCTTTCCAAAAAATTCTGTGCATGTTTTGGTCGTATAAGTTAGTCTTCTCCCATTCAAGCTCGTCAAAGATCATTGGAATGTATGCATTTTTTGTTTTGCTCTAGCTTGGTTTGAATGGTTCTTACGAATGTAAATGCCTTTTCTTCACTGAGAGTTCTCTATCGATGCTATCCTGATACATACATGCTTTTGCTCTTTAAACTTGAGCAGGTGGCCCAGGCAGTGGTAAGGGCACGCAGTGCGCAAACATCGTCGAACATTTTGGTTATACTCACCTGAGTGCAGGTGATCTTCTCCGAGCGGAGATAAAATCTGGTTCTGAAAATGGGTAAAAATTTTTCTAGCGCAAATGCTATTTATTATGTAGTTTGTCTTTTATACAGCGAAAGAAAAAACCCTTTATATGAATAGTGGCTTGGCTTCATCTTTCCTCGTTGCTCTTTTAATCATCTTGATATTGCATGGAGTCCTATTTTCAGGTTTCTGGTACTGTTTAATCATGAACCTTGATATAAGATTGTGGTTGGCTCATAAACACTGTAATGAGCTAATAATACAATCATATCACATTCTTAAAATAATGCATTGCTATTGGTTTCTTACAGTTGAGTAGTTAACTGGCTCAGAGTCACGGATTGGTTTAAAGGTGtaactgatttttttttcacctTCTTACAATCTTTCCGATTACCTGTAGGACTATGATTCAAAACATGATTAAGGAGGGAAAGATTGTACCTTCAGAGGTCACAATCAAGCTTCTTCAACGAGCAATAGAGGAAAACGGAAATGACAAGTTTCTTATTGACGGTTTCCCACGTAATGAGGAAAATCGTGCAGCATTTGAGTCTGTAGTAagtttatgttttctatatACATGCATGTCGAGTTCTTTATATGCTTGATGTTTTCCTTGCATTAGGATTTGTCATGCTAATATGAGATGGTTTACAGTATTCCAAAAGCAAAGAATACATCTTATGATCATTCATTGGCTGTAGAATCCATATttactttcttttttctttctgaaGACTGGCATTCAGCCAGAATTTGTGCTTTTCTTCAACTGTTCAGAGGAGGAAATGGAGAAGCGCTTGCTGGGTAGAAACCAGGTTACATAATTGATTAGTCTCCTAATCAATTTTCTACTATCTTTCTGTCTTCTCTAGTTGTGTATGTATTCATCTTCACTCCTTTTTATATTTCTCTTCATGCGTAGGGTAGGGAAGATGATAATATAGAGACAATAAGGAAGAGATTTAAGGTCTACATGGAATCTAGTCTCCCAGTTATTGAATATTACAGTGCAAAAGGCAAGGTTAAGAAGGTAATTTAATCACCATTTGTACCTTCTATTTGTATATTCAAAAGAAGTTGAATATGATACTTGATGTTTCCTTGGATTTAGATTGATGCCGCGAAACCAATTGGAGAAGTTTTTGAGGCAGTCAAAGCAATTTTCACCCCACCCAAGGTATGCACTATTATGCTTCCAGGGATTGATGCATAAAAGTGTATGCACTATACGCCTTGATGATAACAGCACTTAGTGTAGCATAGAGTGGAATGCTCCGATTACGGTGTTCTAACGAAGTAGGTTTTAGTTACGAAAAACTTTATATTACCTGCCACTTCCAGTCATGACCACAAACTGACTACACTGGTATTACaaatgaatttcaaattttaattgtttATAGATTCGGAAAACATGCGAGTGAGAGTTTAGATGCTAGGATTTTTGTATACCACTTTAATCCAATATCTCTCATTATGAAGATGAGTCATGGTGGTGTacacaaaattcaaatttcagtAACTGATACTTGAAATTGTTGAGTGACAGAACTTTTTTTGTAATAAGATCAAGATGCACATTCTTTGCTGTCATATACTCCTATATAATAGATTTTCTTTTGCGTGACGCAGGTTGCTGCTTAATTCTGCTACTTCACTATCATTTTACACCAGATATAAGTGTAGGTAATGATCATCTACTAACTGCTTGATATCCTGGATTTTGTGATTACATCTAATGTCAGAAAACAGCAGTCAAACATAGCAAGTGATATAAATTGAACAGACACTACACTAATGTACCTTAGTTTTAAAGGTTCACGCCGTTCATGGAATCATATTTTTAATACTGGGTATGAGTTTCACACTACTTGAAGTATGCTTTCCAATTTATTTGCATAAAAGTGTAATATTCTCGACTTGGCAGCTCGTATAAACCGTGTATTTGCAGAAATTGCGTATTCATATTGTTATATTGCTTGCCTTGCTCAATGTTTTATTGGTCATCTTGGGCAGGCAGTTCTGAAATATATGGCTTGAGGAAGTTTGTGTGTTGTCAGTGGATTTCTTCCCCTGAGATGGAGGGGTTACATTTTACTTTTCTTTCGATTGTAATGTTATGAGGTTTTTTGCCTCTATATTGTTTTACCATAGTGTCTCGACGAGGTTAttgcctctatatatatatatctaatatacGAGGACTGAATTCATTTATGTTTTCATATTTCTTAGTAATAAGATTGCTACACCTTCATTTAGCCTATATTTGTTTGCTCCAAATTTGGAAATGTCACATTTAGCAGAGCAATGGAGAAAAAATGTTTAAATAAGCAAACCAAATAAAGGGATTTTTTAGCTCAATACTTGAAGGATCTACTAAGTGTTTAAGAAGAGAGAAGTTCCAAATAACTGTGAATGTCTGATAAGAGAATCAAGCattttacagattacaattACCTGAATCTGAGGAAGATGCATTTAAGCCATAAGAGAAATAAACACAAATGCATAACTGAAACTCGTCTCCGCACCACATCGATCGCAACAACACAAACTGGCCCATCAACAACATTTCCTCTGCTAAAGATTTGTATGCTGAATTTCTCATGAGTAATGGGGCCGACGGGGCCTTTGATGCTTCCAAGATTTCGACATTTAGAGAGATTCGAGGAACGAGAAACCTATTCCTTCAGAATGTTGCAGCCATCAGACACCAAAGAAGCAGCACTAGCAGCCATGTTGAAGTTCTAGTCAACGAATATGATGCCATTCTCTTGTATGGTGTCGAGAATAATGGCAAGTCTGCCCTCAATACGTTCGTTCTTCTTTGGCTCAAACGCAACTGCATATACATCAGCTTCCTTGGATCTCTCAGCAATCAGATTTCCTATAACTCTGCACGCATTGTTGTCGGTGAGGGATGGCAGCGCGTTCCTGAGATCCTTGGCATTTGTGGTGGCAACAGATACCACTTTACTGGTTCCTCGATGCATCACTTTCGCATGGATAAATCGTTTTGAAAAGAACACATTCAGCAGAAATGGTCTCATATACATATCTGTCCTCTGTTTCCATGACTTCCTGTTAGGCCTCTTAGCAGCTTCACTACGAGATCTCCGCGTCCAAGCAGCTTGGACAACGAAGCCCTTCGAACATTCGTAAAAGATCAGATACATGCCATAGAAAAGAATGCAGCAAGAAGGTGGACAAACAAAGGCAACAAATAAGGTAAAATGCCATTGACAGTTCCAAACATGGATTTAATTCGAGCATGTGAGATGTAATTATGAATTTTTGAACTTCCTAGCCCTTGCAGTCTATAGATCAATAACATGGAAAATTTGCAATTTCCTATCAAAGAATGACAAAAGTTTAATGCATCAGCATCATATCTAATATCACTAAGCAGCAATCAGTAGCCACTTAAACGATAGTTGCTAACCCCTTTTTCATGGAAACCTCTccattgttatatatatatattccaaacCTAATTTACAGAACTAGGATTGTTTCAGCTGCAAGAAACAATCTTTTTCCGCAGAAAACTGCAATTTTAattcactcaaacaagaggaaattcCATGTTTTACCTAATTTCATTTTGCATCTAAAAAACATGAGATTGATCTAACTTCAATAATTTTCCTGCTCTGTTTCAGCAAAATATGTCTTCTATCTACTGACAGCGGAATATTCGAAGCTACAACGCAGTTCTACTAGGAATTTGCACATAATGCATGCGACTATGTGCGCGATTATCCAAAAGTAATGAttctgaaaaaataaaaagtggaTAAATAATCGAAAAGGCAATtcagtggaaaaaaaaaatacctgtCTCGTAGTGCGGGTTGAAGAGGGGAGAATTGAGCTAGTTGTGGAAATTTTAATGTTAGGGAAAGAAGATGACCATGAGAGAGAAGCGCAGCCATCTCTTTTggcggaggagagagagagagatacagGCGGAATTACTGATATGCAAGTAgccatttcttcttctttaggaGTTGAGAAATATGAGCGGCTGGAATTTCTAgatatttgagtttttattattttcagaaTTAAATATGAAGTGGGCCTACTGTCTGGCCTGTATCAAGGCCCATTTTCAACACCAATCTTTCTACGTCTTATTTACTTTCACTTGCAAGACTGAGATatacaaaaatacaaaattaaattacgaGGGATCGAAAATCATGGAATatgctatttttaaattaaaattatgtgaTTATTTGAgtagttttttttgtttattcgGGAACCcatcactaatataaaaacataatataaatattttactaaTCACGCATATTAATGTGTGAATGAATTTTCATGATAATGATTTAGATTGGGGAAAAAAACACGAATagacaaataaaaaattcatcaactaaaatgtaataaaaatttaaaaacaaatcttTTAATATATGCTCTAAACTCTAAAGTAAGCACAGTCCTCTAGTATATAGTTGTAATTGTCGAGCATTTTCAATACTGAATTACTGAAGATGACTTATTATTCGTAtcaagattattaaaaaaataaaaatagaaataaaaataaaaataaaaaaataaaaaaaccaagaagaagaagaagaagttgtAAACATGCAAAATAAGTAGTcttcaattaaaatttgagGTTATTACTGGAAAATACCTCAAATTTGttaattttctggtttatattaTGATCTTTACTTTTTGTtagaaaatacataaatttaagattgattcTGAATCGTCCCACGGCGGGCAATTTAGCCCAAATTCAATATGATGTCACAGTGAAAATTAACAAATTGTGGGACTATTCAAATTGGATTTGGGCAAAAAACATTGCTCTATTTTACCATATTATTGGTCCGTAGCTTTACTTAAACACCATAATCAGTGGATTATTGAGATTGGATTGAGGTGAAATTACTCGCCGTTGGATTATTcagaattaatattaaattcatatatttttttagcaaaaaataaaaatcatgacataaatcagaaaattggcAAACTTTGAGTATTTTTCGACAATCACCCTTTAAATTTCATATAGTATATTGCAATTAGGGCGTTGCCAATTGACCACACTAGTAAAATATAAGGAAAAGGTCATAAATCTTGAAACAGTCCCAGCACGGCCCTCTATTTAATTTCTATCAAATTCCAAAGAAAAACATAGCTGACTTCCTCTTTGACTATCCCATTCCCTCCTATCCACATTGACTAAACATTTGACTTCTATTTTCTCATCTCCCATTCCCAAAATCACCATTCTTTTCCCAAATAATTCACCACTAATCACCATTCCAATTCAACATCCATGACTTTTACCTCTGAATTAAttcttctccactcacaatCTCAACCCAATGCACCCCCCATAACTATATAACCAAATCATGATCAATCTCCATTCTCAACCACAAGCAATTaaccaataataataattaaaaaaaaaaagaggtttTTACACTTTCATACACAAAGAAAGGCATGGCATCATTCGCAGCGCACGTGGCCGCCACTTCTCTAACCTTCCTCAAGATATTCTCCGGGCAAGAGGAGcggctggcggcggcggcggcggcggccgtctTCGACGAGAGCTCGGAGGCCGAGCAGTACTGTTCCATATGCCTAAACGACGTGCGCGGCGGCGACGGCTACCGGAAGCTGGCGGAGTGCGGCCACGGCTTCCACGCGAGGTGCATTGATGTGTGGCTGCGATCACACTCGACGTGCCCTCTCTGCAGAGCTCAGCTCCCTCAAATTATCTCACTCAATCAGAATCAATGCGAGTGGAATGATCTCGTGTCCGCGTTTTTGGCGGTGATTAACGATTTTCTGCACAGAATGTGCAATCCTCCTCTTAATGATGAGCTCTCCTCCATGCTCTGCGCCGCCGCCATTTAATTCTTGGATCATTTTGATTtgtttcttgtttttcttttgaattCTTTGTATTTAATTACATTTTGGTGATTAATGGATTTATTGTATACATACATTTGAGCTGTTCATCTTTGGATAATCCATCTCCAACTATCCATGCCTGCAACCGTTGTAGTTGAGCTCTTAATgactaaattaaataattaaatatgtaaatgactaaattatatatttatatcaataaaattatattttattattttttaagttaATTTAATCAATTATCGGGTATATCTAATGTAGAGTATGAATTCATAATTGCAGTTAGTTAGTTAAGTAAAGGGCTTGAAAGCAAATGACAACAGTTGGAGGGCTTATGTGCAAAGTAAAAGTTAGTTTGTTTTAACAAACTAACAGATCTTCACGCAGAGCTTCTTGCAGCTTGATTTGTGAGCTCGTTACTTGATCATTTGGTGAGTTTAAATATTTTCTGTAATCCTCTTAGATCAGGTTAGAAGTTAGAAGAATTCTCTGAGAAGAAGAGCGAAAAGAGAGTGAGGAAAAGTAGTCTTGTTTTAGACTTGAGAGCTGTCATCTCTAGCTCTTTGTTGTGTAATTCTTTGTAACTTTTTTATCGTGATAGTGAAAGTTCTTGGGTGATcttccgtggatgtaggtttaacaaccgaaccacgtaaaatctggtgtcttctttctttgttttcttgttcaattctcatcacaaactTGAGTGTTAGAGTTGGGAGTTGAGAGAGTTCGTTGCTGTGAATCTGTGTTGCTGCGTTGAATTGATTTGCTGCAGTTGTAGTAAGATCAATTCCTAACATCTAATAATCGAAAAATCTCATTGCCCATGCTTGTTAACCGCACCATCGAGCCAAATATCGGTTACCCGATAACCTTATGTGTTTTGGTTCGATTCGAATATAACTGATAACCAAGTAACCAACTACAGAACCAATAAATGGTGAGGAAGGGcttaaccccccccccccccccaccaacCTTAAAATATctatgttttatttttgttaaaattatcaattttaatttgtataaAGTTTATGCAAAAGCCTCTAtcatcaaataaaattatagaaaaattgttttgatttaatttcaaattcaaaattttaaagtgtATATCCAAAGAAGTAGGCTTAGTTAGATGAAATCCTCTTCTATGCGCAAATGGTCAAGGAATATTAGGAGATATATATAACAAGGATTCCAAAAAGAAATGAAAGGAACACATTAATTTGTTGATGAAGTTTACACTCCCGATACAAACATTAATGGATTTATACATTATGTTACCAAATTACCAATGGCATCTTCTATAATTGCGCTAAGTAGTGAGTGAAACTTAAAATTGAGAGTCAAGTCCAAACACGATATATGTAGTGAGAAACAGAAATTGCACAAGAACAATATATAGCTTGATATGTAAGTGGTGGAACTATTTGGAAATGGTTGTAGGGCGAAAGCCATGTCTGATGGCAGCCTCCCAAATCTTGTCGACGTCGAAAACGGAGGCGCCGCACTCGTGCACATCCCATCCTTCGAGGGCGTGCAGTATTCCGGCAACGCG includes these proteins:
- the LOC131022143 gene encoding UMP-CMP kinase 3-like isoform X2, which produces MGTVVDAANKEAKGSAPTNKKVTVVFVLGGPGSGKGTQCANIVEHFGYTHLSAGDLLRAEIKSGSENGTMIQNMIKEGKIVPSEVTIKLLQRAIEENGNDKFLIDGFPRNEENRAAFESVTGIQPEFVLFFNCSEEEMEKRLLGRNQGREDDNIETIRKRFKVYMESSLPVIEYYSAKGKVKKIDAAKPIGEVFEAVKAIFTPPKVAA
- the LOC131022143 gene encoding UMP-CMP kinase 3-like isoform X1; protein product: MGTVVDAANKEAKGSAPTNKKVTVVFVLGGPGSGKGTQCANIVEHFGYTHLSAGDLLRAEIKSGSENGTMIQNMIKEGKIVPSEVTIKLLQRAIEENGNDKFLIDGFPRNEENRAAFESVTGIQPEFVLFFNCSEEEMEKRLLGRNQGREDDNIETIRKRFKVYMESSLPVIEYYSAKGKVKKIDAAKPIGEVFEAVKAIFTPPKVCTIMLPGIDA
- the LOC131022144 gene encoding uncharacterized protein LOC131022144 → MATCISVIPPVSLSLSSAKRDGCASLSWSSSFPNIKISTTSSILPSSTRTTRQGFVVQAAWTRRSRSEAAKRPNRKSWKQRTDMYMRPFLLNVFFSKRFIHAKVMHRGTSKVVSVATTNAKDLRNALPSLTDNNACRVIGNLIAERSKEADVYAVAFEPKKNERIEGRLAIILDTIQENGIIFVD
- the LOC131022145 gene encoding RING-H2 finger protein ATL63-like, encoding MASFAAHVAATSLTFLKIFSGQEERLAAAAAAAVFDESSEAEQYCSICLNDVRGGDGYRKLAECGHGFHARCIDVWLRSHSTCPLCRAQLPQIISLNQNQCEWNDLVSAFLAVINDFLHRMCNPPLNDELSSMLCAAAI